A single region of the Streptomyces sp. AM 4-1-1 genome encodes:
- a CDS encoding urease accessory UreF family protein → MYRNERAPSGEPASDSLVTTAEAATTAEAAGTAGGDVSAGTAGTGLGALLVSLQLTDSAFPSGFYTLSHSLEGFAHAKAVDPESLPELLADLLRHGVGPADATALALAHRATTAGDPETAVAVDEHLFATKLGREMRQAATRTGRQLLDLAQEVFGRPQITDYFGRVVRREAPGTQAVAAGVIHAATGVPVRQAVAADLFAFCASFTGAALRLRLTDHRRAQVLLRGAAPVIEETVEQALRRDLADVGATVFASDIMSGRHERAEARLFAS, encoded by the coding sequence ATGTACCGGAACGAACGCGCACCCTCCGGCGAACCGGCCTCCGACTCCCTCGTCACGACGGCCGAAGCGGCAACGACGGCCGAAGCGGCGGGGACGGCCGGAGGAGACGTGTCGGCCGGGACGGCCGGGACCGGACTGGGCGCCCTGCTGGTCAGCCTCCAGCTGACGGACTCGGCCTTCCCCAGCGGTTTCTACACGCTGTCGCACAGCCTGGAGGGCTTCGCCCACGCCAAGGCCGTCGACCCGGAGAGCCTTCCGGAGCTGCTGGCCGACCTGCTCCGTCATGGCGTCGGCCCGGCCGACGCCACGGCGCTCGCCCTCGCCCACCGGGCGACGACGGCGGGCGACCCGGAGACCGCCGTCGCCGTGGACGAGCATCTGTTCGCCACCAAACTGGGCCGGGAGATGCGCCAGGCAGCCACCCGGACCGGCCGTCAGCTCCTCGACCTCGCCCAGGAGGTCTTCGGCCGTCCGCAGATCACCGACTACTTCGGCCGGGTCGTACGACGCGAGGCGCCCGGCACCCAGGCGGTCGCGGCGGGGGTCATCCACGCCGCGACCGGGGTGCCGGTCCGGCAGGCCGTCGCGGCCGACCTGTTCGCGTTCTGCGCCAGCTTCACCGGAGCCGCGTTGCGCCTGCGGCTGACCGACCACCGCAGGGCTCAGGTCCTGCTGCGCGGCGCCGCGCCCGTCATCGAGGAGACCGTCGAACAGGCGCTGCGCCGCGATCTCGCCGACGTCGGCGCGACGGTCTTCGCCTCGGACATCATGTCGGGCCGTCATGAACGCGCGGAGGCCCGGCTCTTCGCCAGTTGA
- a CDS encoding urea transporter encodes MSSAETEQNPRSRQPQPLGFLLATVRGFGQVDLQPAAWTGVFILVGLWAAGWRIGLFATIGTVVSTAAAHAMGADRSSIAQGLQGYCGCLTGIALVIYLGHHPATYVLTVVGAITCTLLMGTLTTLLGAYGLTPLTAPFCLVSGVMALGAPSFDRIWHGAPKAVSSTANGSTGLSWDDLWHAFFTNVSQVFLVDTWYVGLIMLVGLAFAGPRVVLYAAAGSVVGVFAAWALGGSSSLIANGIYGYNAVLVAIAVGAVFLANTPWNAAYALFGAAATTGLTASLTLLFKPFGGHTFTWPFILTTWVLMAAVPRLHRFRPSG; translated from the coding sequence GTGTCGTCCGCCGAAACAGAGCAGAACCCCCGATCGCGGCAGCCCCAACCGCTGGGATTCCTCCTCGCCACCGTGCGCGGATTCGGCCAGGTCGATCTGCAGCCGGCCGCCTGGACGGGAGTGTTCATCCTCGTCGGCCTCTGGGCGGCCGGCTGGCGGATCGGTCTCTTCGCCACCATCGGGACGGTCGTCTCCACCGCCGCCGCGCATGCCATGGGCGCGGACCGCTCCTCGATCGCGCAGGGCCTCCAGGGCTACTGCGGCTGCCTCACCGGCATCGCACTGGTCATCTATCTGGGCCACCACCCGGCCACGTACGTGCTCACCGTCGTGGGCGCGATCACCTGCACCCTGCTGATGGGGACGCTGACCACACTGCTCGGTGCTTACGGGCTCACGCCCCTCACCGCCCCGTTCTGCCTGGTCTCCGGCGTCATGGCGCTGGGCGCTCCCTCCTTCGACCGGATCTGGCACGGCGCGCCGAAGGCCGTGAGCAGTACCGCCAACGGCTCGACCGGACTCTCCTGGGACGACCTCTGGCACGCCTTCTTCACGAACGTGTCGCAGGTCTTCCTCGTCGACACGTGGTACGTCGGGCTCATCATGCTCGTCGGGCTGGCCTTCGCCGGGCCGCGCGTCGTGCTGTACGCGGCGGCGGGCAGTGTGGTGGGCGTCTTCGCCGCCTGGGCGCTCGGCGGCTCCAGCTCGCTGATCGCCAACGGCATCTACGGCTACAACGCCGTGCTCGTCGCCATCGCGGTCGGGGCGGTCTTCCTCGCCAACACTCCGTGGAACGCCGCCTACGCCCTCTTCGGAGCCGCCGCCACCACCGGCCTGACGGCGTCGCTCACCCTGCTCTTCAAGCCGTTCGGCGGCCACACCTTCACCTGGCCGTTCATCCTCACGACCTGGGTGCTCATGGCCGCCGTACCCCGGCTGCACCGATTCCGCCCCAGCGGCTGA
- a CDS encoding CrcB family protein: MTVDWLLVLAGALVGAPLRYWLGVDAHFRLHSTFPWGTLAANLGAALILGFIAEGSTDGDLGTRVKLLIATGFCGALSTWSTFSYELLTLTSARRVTLAGGYLLLTVGLGVGMSFAGAAVARAAF, from the coding sequence ATGACCGTCGACTGGCTGCTCGTCCTGGCCGGCGCGCTGGTCGGCGCGCCCCTGCGCTACTGGCTGGGGGTCGACGCCCACTTCCGTCTGCACAGCACGTTTCCCTGGGGCACGCTGGCGGCCAACCTCGGCGCGGCGCTGATCCTGGGATTCATCGCGGAGGGCTCGACCGACGGCGATCTGGGCACCCGGGTCAAGCTGCTGATCGCCACCGGGTTCTGCGGCGCGCTGTCGACCTGGTCGACCTTCTCGTACGAACTGCTGACGTTGACGTCCGCCCGGCGCGTGACGCTGGCGGGCGGCTATCTGCTGCTCACCGTCGGCCTGGGGGTCGGCATGTCGTTCGCCGGGGCGGCCGTGGCGCGGGCGGCGTTCTGA
- a CDS encoding urease subunit gamma, with translation MNLAPREIDKLLVYVVADLARKRQDRGLKLNYSESVALITEAILEAARDGKSVADCMELGRHVVGEKDTMPGVREMLGLLQVEASFADGTKLVSCHDPIGG, from the coding sequence ATGAACCTCGCTCCACGCGAGATCGACAAACTCCTGGTGTACGTCGTGGCCGATCTGGCCCGCAAGCGCCAGGACCGAGGTCTCAAGCTCAACTACAGCGAGTCGGTCGCGCTCATCACCGAGGCGATCCTCGAAGCCGCCCGTGACGGCAAAAGCGTCGCCGACTGCATGGAACTGGGCCGGCACGTCGTGGGCGAGAAGGACACCATGCCGGGGGTACGGGAAATGCTCGGCCTGCTCCAGGTCGAGGCGTCCTTCGCCGACGGCACGAAGCTCGTCTCCTGTCACGACCCCATCGGCGGCTGA
- a CDS encoding cobalamin biosynthesis protein CbiX, producing MADHCRVIAACGHEAAHGAALRDLVGPEVAVVSSGRELFRTVAGLRRRGEEGCVIPMTLGRDPELVADTARTLRALPAADRSGVLLTEPFGTAQHLTGWLRAAAGRVSDTSALLVTAPAGDPFEDAELYRIAALVRRYGRHALVEVAFGGGDPDLTEGVRRCRLLGASRVTLLPAAFVRPDAPEVSGIRTEVAGPIVPPSALTRVLAERAADARRRWRRHGDDGVGAGLAAADHHGHNHTHPPGEGHDHGHGHGSGHGHSHAPGEDHSHPQRRSPGRATPQVIRSTA from the coding sequence TTGGCCGACCACTGCCGGGTGATCGCGGCCTGCGGCCACGAGGCCGCGCACGGCGCCGCGTTGCGTGATCTCGTGGGCCCCGAGGTGGCCGTCGTGTCGAGCGGGCGCGAACTGTTCCGGACCGTCGCCGGACTGCGACGCCGGGGCGAGGAGGGCTGCGTCATTCCCATGACCCTGGGCCGTGACCCCGAACTGGTCGCGGACACCGCCCGCACACTGCGCGCCCTTCCCGCCGCCGACCGGTCCGGGGTCCTGCTCACCGAGCCCTTCGGCACCGCACAGCATCTGACCGGCTGGCTCAGGGCGGCCGCGGGACGGGTGTCCGACACCTCGGCGCTGCTGGTCACGGCCCCGGCCGGCGATCCGTTCGAGGACGCCGAGCTGTACCGGATCGCCGCCCTCGTACGCCGGTACGGCCGACACGCCCTCGTCGAGGTGGCGTTCGGGGGAGGGGACCCGGACCTCACCGAGGGCGTCCGCCGCTGCCGGCTGCTCGGCGCCTCCCGGGTGACGCTGCTGCCGGCCGCGTTCGTACGCCCCGACGCGCCGGAGGTGTCCGGCATCCGGACCGAGGTGGCGGGCCCCATCGTGCCGCCCTCCGCGCTGACGCGTGTGCTGGCCGAACGGGCGGCCGACGCCCGGCGGCGGTGGCGCAGACACGGTGACGACGGTGTCGGAGCCGGTCTCGCCGCGGCCGACCACCACGGGCACAACCACACCCACCCGCCGGGCGAGGGCCACGACCACGGGCACGGGCACGGCTCCGGACACGGGCACAGCCACGCGCCCGGGGAGGACCACTCGCACCCGCAGCGGCGTTCGCCCGGCCGGGCCACGCCCCAAGTCATCAGGAGTACCGCATGA
- a CDS encoding CrcB family protein yields MLLSSLLHRHSHPDHHPGVQLPVVGAVAVGGAAGAAARHGAELLWPTGTTDFPWTTLLVNVTGCFLMGLLMVTVKLRFPGAPRLVSPLLGTGVLGGFTSFSHYTDSVRQLFESDRPGYAVGCLLLTVVAALAAVTLGAYGAHALYGRAYRTEEPTP; encoded by the coding sequence GTGCTCCTCTCCTCACTCCTGCACCGGCACAGCCACCCCGACCACCACCCCGGCGTCCAGCTCCCGGTCGTCGGGGCCGTCGCCGTCGGTGGCGCCGCGGGCGCCGCCGCCCGCCACGGCGCCGAACTCCTGTGGCCCACCGGCACCACGGACTTCCCCTGGACGACCCTGCTGGTGAACGTCACGGGCTGCTTCCTGATGGGCCTCCTGATGGTCACCGTGAAGCTGCGATTCCCGGGCGCGCCCCGGCTGGTCAGCCCACTGCTCGGCACGGGTGTGCTCGGCGGGTTCACGTCGTTCTCGCACTACACGGACAGCGTGCGACAGCTGTTCGAGAGCGATCGGCCGGGCTACGCGGTCGGCTGCCTGCTCCTGACCGTGGTGGCCGCGCTGGCCGCCGTGACGCTGGGCGCGTACGGCGCCCATGCCCTGTACGGACGCGCCTACCGCACCGAGGAGCCCACGCCATGA
- a CDS encoding urease accessory protein UreD — protein MTTAPPRRPRADRLAEGYYAAVRIPPEVAALASVPDTLVPGSPAKVGILDLGFTVRGGRTELVERYQKTPLQIMRPLWIDDALPGMAYVYLMATGGGVAQADRYRMDFRCGPGTQVHLTTQAATKVFRMEHDYASQRVHLEAEPGAYVEYLPDPLIPFRDSRFYQRTEVTVAHGATVVVGDTLTAGRLARGERHAYRVLATDLRITRPDGTLLAIDTLRLASGGGVLGPGVFAGHDHVASLFVVTDDAPAAEIADTLHRALDGQGVLYGVSVLPRDCGAWLRLLDDSPVRTAAATKAAWHAVRTLLTGSPPPDLRKP, from the coding sequence GTGACGACCGCCCCGCCGCGCCGGCCGCGGGCCGACCGGCTCGCCGAGGGGTACTACGCCGCCGTCCGGATTCCCCCCGAGGTGGCCGCCCTGGCGTCCGTCCCCGACACCCTCGTCCCGGGCTCCCCGGCCAAGGTCGGCATCCTCGACCTGGGCTTCACCGTGCGGGGCGGGCGCACCGAGCTCGTCGAGCGCTACCAGAAGACGCCGTTGCAGATCATGCGCCCGCTGTGGATCGACGACGCGCTGCCCGGCATGGCGTACGTCTATCTGATGGCGACCGGCGGCGGTGTCGCGCAGGCCGACCGGTACCGGATGGACTTCCGCTGCGGACCCGGCACCCAGGTCCATCTGACCACCCAGGCGGCCACCAAGGTGTTCCGGATGGAGCACGACTACGCCAGCCAGCGCGTGCACCTGGAGGCGGAGCCCGGCGCGTACGTGGAGTACCTGCCGGACCCGCTGATCCCGTTCCGCGACTCACGCTTCTACCAACGCACCGAGGTGACGGTGGCGCACGGCGCGACCGTCGTCGTGGGGGACACCCTGACGGCCGGGCGACTCGCCCGCGGGGAGCGTCACGCCTACCGGGTCCTCGCCACCGACCTGCGGATCACCCGGCCGGACGGCACCCTCCTCGCCATCGACACCCTGCGTCTCGCGTCCGGCGGGGGAGTGCTCGGGCCGGGCGTCTTCGCCGGGCACGACCATGTCGCCTCGCTCTTCGTCGTCACCGACGACGCCCCCGCCGCCGAGATCGCCGACACGCTGCACCGCGCGCTCGACGGTCAGGGAGTGCTGTACGGGGTCAGCGTGCTGCCCCGGGACTGCGGCGCCTGGCTGCGGCTCCTCGACGACAGCCCCGTCCGCACCGCCGCCGCGACGAAGGCCGCCTGGCACGCGGTACGCACCCTGCTCACCGGCAGCCCGCCGCCCGATCTGCGCAAGCCCTGA
- a CDS encoding ammonium transporter, translating to MNTAPAPMPPAYDSGDTAWLLASTAMVLLMTPGLAFFYGGMVRTRHVLMMIKMSFAALAFGSLVWWAIGYTLAFGPDVGGAGLIGNLDHAFMRDIGLTTLSGAIPTYVYSTFQMGFAVITVALISGSIADRATMRGWLVFVVLWLLIVYIPIAHWVFDRDGWIVRHLGALDFAGGLPVELNSGIAGLAAAIVLRAPRDFARRAERPNNIPLVVIGVALLWFGWFGFNSGSALTDQGTAAAAFINTQLGAVGAMVTWPLVEKWRTGRVTTTGVVSSAVAGMVAITPACGEIDTTGAVVTGLVVGLVCAFAITLKYRVGVDDTLDVVGVHGVGGLIGLIMVGLFATARISGKEGLFYGGGWGLLGKQLVAVVSVAAFSFVLTWLIAKAVDLTVGFRAGAEYEKVPGDEEERAYDFETAERLGALVPGKSVADDELVEQIRRLLRARQDAG from the coding sequence ATGAACACCGCTCCCGCGCCGATGCCACCCGCGTACGACTCAGGGGACACCGCCTGGCTGCTGGCCTCCACCGCCATGGTGCTGCTGATGACCCCAGGACTGGCGTTCTTCTACGGCGGTATGGTCCGCACCCGGCACGTCCTGATGATGATCAAGATGAGCTTCGCCGCGCTCGCCTTCGGCAGCCTGGTCTGGTGGGCGATCGGCTACACGCTCGCCTTCGGCCCCGATGTGGGCGGCGCCGGACTCATCGGCAACCTCGACCACGCGTTCATGCGCGACATCGGCCTCACCACGCTGTCGGGCGCCATTCCCACGTACGTCTACAGCACGTTCCAGATGGGCTTCGCCGTCATCACCGTCGCCCTGATCAGCGGCTCCATCGCCGACCGCGCCACGATGAGGGGCTGGCTGGTCTTCGTCGTCCTGTGGCTGCTCATCGTCTACATCCCGATCGCGCACTGGGTGTTCGACCGGGACGGCTGGATCGTGCGCCATCTCGGCGCCCTCGACTTCGCCGGCGGGCTCCCGGTGGAGCTCAACTCGGGAATCGCCGGTCTGGCGGCGGCCATCGTGCTGCGGGCGCCCCGCGACTTCGCCCGGCGTGCGGAGCGGCCCAACAACATCCCGCTGGTGGTGATCGGGGTGGCGCTGCTCTGGTTCGGCTGGTTCGGCTTCAACTCCGGTTCGGCGCTGACCGATCAGGGTACCGCCGCCGCGGCGTTCATCAACACCCAGCTCGGCGCCGTGGGCGCCATGGTCACCTGGCCGCTGGTGGAGAAGTGGCGCACCGGCCGGGTCACCACGACGGGAGTCGTCTCGTCGGCGGTGGCGGGCATGGTCGCCATCACCCCGGCCTGCGGTGAGATCGACACCACCGGGGCCGTCGTCACCGGGCTGGTCGTGGGACTCGTCTGCGCCTTCGCCATCACGCTGAAGTACCGCGTCGGCGTCGACGACACCCTCGACGTCGTCGGCGTGCACGGGGTCGGAGGTCTCATCGGTCTGATCATGGTCGGACTGTTCGCCACCGCCCGGATCAGCGGCAAGGAAGGGCTGTTCTACGGCGGTGGCTGGGGGCTGCTGGGCAAGCAGCTCGTCGCGGTTGTCTCCGTGGCCGCCTTCTCCTTCGTCCTCACCTGGCTCATCGCGAAGGCCGTGGACCTGACGGTCGGCTTCCGTGCCGGGGCGGAGTACGAGAAGGTGCCGGGCGACGAGGAGGAGCGCGCGTACGACTTCGAGACCGCCGAGCGCCTGGGCGCCCTGGTCCCGGGGAAGTCCGTCGCCGACGACGAACTCGTCGAGCAGATCCGACGGCTCCTCAGAGCCCGTCAGGACGCCGGATAG
- a CDS encoding SDR family NAD(P)-dependent oxidoreductase produces MTVTDESTEFGPGIDPERLAVCLGVLDELDTIEVDHPDAIAVRRATAGIYRTVKQRRRQERRAAKTAHDKAVTEATATGSAERIDDETQGVLPSSSATAEIAGVLQRPRSCYICKTRYVEVDAFYHQLCQQCAKENRSRRDARTDLTGRRALLTGGRAKIGMYIALRLLRDGAHTTITTRFPNDAIRRFKAMPDSDEWIHRLKIVGIDLRDPAQVVALADSVAAEGPLDILINNAAQTVRRSADAYRELLAAESAPLPPGELPPAEVIGTFGSGSVDRVAALPSPRAEGLTAQDVTGLALITGSASLERIAAGTAIDAGGLVPDLHHTNSWVQTVDEVEPIELLEVQLCNSTAPFILISRLRPAMTARSAEHAYIVNVSAMEGVFGRGYKGAGHPHTNMAKAALNMLTRTSAQEMFEKDGILMTAVDTGWITDERPHPDKIRLAEEGFHAPLDLVDGAARVYDPIVRGEEGEKLYGCFLKDYAPAAW; encoded by the coding sequence ATGACGGTGACAGACGAGAGCACGGAGTTCGGTCCGGGTATCGACCCGGAACGGCTGGCCGTCTGCCTGGGCGTGCTCGACGAACTCGACACCATCGAGGTCGACCACCCGGACGCCATCGCCGTCCGCCGCGCCACCGCGGGGATCTACCGGACCGTGAAGCAGCGCCGCCGCCAGGAGCGCCGCGCCGCGAAGACCGCCCACGACAAGGCCGTCACCGAGGCCACCGCGACCGGCTCCGCCGAACGCATCGACGACGAGACTCAGGGCGTCCTGCCGTCCTCGTCGGCCACCGCCGAGATCGCGGGCGTGCTCCAGCGCCCGCGGTCCTGTTACATCTGCAAGACGCGGTACGTCGAGGTGGACGCCTTCTACCACCAGCTCTGTCAGCAGTGCGCGAAGGAGAACCGCTCCCGGCGCGACGCCCGGACCGACCTCACCGGCCGCCGGGCGCTCCTCACCGGGGGGCGCGCCAAGATCGGCATGTACATCGCGCTGCGGCTGCTGCGCGACGGCGCCCACACCACCATCACCACCCGCTTCCCCAACGACGCGATCCGCCGCTTCAAGGCGATGCCCGACAGCGACGAGTGGATCCACCGGCTGAAGATCGTCGGCATCGATCTGCGGGACCCGGCGCAGGTCGTGGCGCTCGCGGACTCGGTGGCCGCCGAGGGTCCGCTCGACATCCTCATCAACAACGCCGCGCAGACCGTACGCCGCTCGGCCGACGCCTACCGCGAGCTGCTCGCCGCCGAGTCCGCCCCGCTGCCCCCGGGTGAGCTTCCCCCCGCCGAGGTCATCGGCACCTTCGGCAGCGGCTCCGTCGACCGCGTCGCGGCGCTGCCCTCGCCCCGCGCGGAGGGGCTGACCGCCCAGGACGTCACCGGCCTGGCCCTCATCACGGGCTCGGCCTCCCTGGAGCGGATCGCCGCGGGCACCGCGATCGACGCGGGCGGGCTCGTACCCGATCTGCACCACACCAACAGCTGGGTCCAGACCGTCGACGAGGTCGAGCCGATCGAGCTGCTGGAGGTCCAGCTCTGCAACTCCACCGCGCCCTTCATCCTGATCAGCCGGCTGCGTCCGGCGATGACGGCGAGGTCCGCCGAACACGCGTACATCGTGAACGTCTCCGCGATGGAGGGCGTCTTCGGCCGGGGCTACAAGGGGGCGGGGCACCCGCACACCAACATGGCCAAGGCCGCACTGAACATGCTGACGCGCACGAGCGCCCAGGAGATGTTCGAGAAGGACGGCATCCTGATGACCGCCGTCGACACCGGCTGGATCACCGACGAGCGCCCGCACCCCGACAAGATCCGCCTCGCGGAGGAGGGCTTCCACGCCCCGCTCGACCTGGTGGACGGAGCGGCCCGGGTCTACGACCCGATCGTCCGGGGCGAAGAGGGCGAGAAGCTGTACGGCTGCTTCCTCAAGGACTACGCGCCCGCGGCCTGGTGA
- the ureG gene encoding urease accessory protein UreG, whose translation MDDNVLRVGVGGPVGSGKTALIEALVPVLIARGHRPSVITNDIYTQEDAQHIRRTLDGVLDPARVVGVETGACPHTAVRDDPTMNLAAGAEMLERFPDTDTLLYESGGDNLTLTFSPVLVDLFLFVLDTAEGEKMPRKRGPGITESDLLVINKIDIAKYVRTDIGVMEADAHRVREDRPVVLTDCLTGIGIDDIAGYLESRRKVLI comes from the coding sequence ATGGACGACAACGTATTGCGGGTCGGCGTCGGCGGCCCGGTGGGGTCGGGCAAGACCGCGCTCATCGAGGCACTGGTACCGGTGCTGATCGCGCGGGGCCACCGCCCGTCCGTCATCACGAACGACATCTACACACAGGAGGACGCCCAGCACATCCGCCGCACCCTCGACGGTGTCCTGGACCCCGCGCGGGTCGTCGGTGTGGAGACCGGCGCCTGCCCGCACACCGCCGTCCGTGACGACCCGACGATGAACCTCGCGGCCGGCGCGGAGATGCTGGAACGCTTCCCCGACACCGACACGCTTCTGTACGAATCGGGGGGTGACAACCTCACCCTGACCTTCAGCCCGGTACTGGTGGACCTCTTCCTGTTCGTCCTGGACACCGCGGAGGGCGAGAAGATGCCCCGCAAACGCGGTCCCGGCATCACCGAATCCGATCTGCTGGTCATCAACAAGATCGACATCGCGAAGTACGTGCGGACCGACATCGGGGTGATGGAGGCGGACGCGCACCGGGTCAGGGAGGACCGGCCCGTCGTCCTGACCGACTGTCTGACCGGTATCGGCATCGACGACATCGCGGGGTACCTCGAGTCGCGGCGCAAGGTGCTGATCTGA
- the ureC gene encoding urease subunit alpha, whose product MPILPRKQYTDMFGPTVGDRFHLGDTNLVVEVEKDYSEGLYGDEVVYGGGKTMRDGMASDPQATAAQGALDTVITNVVVIDAMLGVVKCDIGIKDGFIVGIGKSGNPQTQNNVDPALVIGPGTEAIAGEHLIATAGAIDTHVHLIAPQQAEQALTNGITTLIGGGTGPTDGSNGTTCTPGPYNIAKLLQAAEGFPINLGIMGKGNGSLPEALEEQIIAGACALKVHEDWGATPAVIDNALNVADHHDVQVAIHTDSLNESGFFEDTRSAIDGRAIHTFHSEGAGGGHAPDILRVAGEPNVLPSSTNPTLPYTKNSVDELLDMVMVCHHLSHDIPEDVSFADSRVRAETIAAESVLHDLGVISMFSSDSQAMGRVGESVTRAFQTAHHCKDKRGKLPEDSERNDNQRVLRYLAKVTINPAIATGIAEHVGSIEKGKLADIVLWPIHSFGAKPKLVIKGGIISWAQMGDPNASLPTTQPIIYRPMYGQYGKALQATHVTFMSQAGIAAGVPAELGLERKILPVRRTRNIGKHNMIRNNALPHIEVDPETFKVTLDGEVATIAPAEELPLNQLYFLV is encoded by the coding sequence ATGCCCATTCTGCCGCGCAAGCAGTACACCGACATGTTCGGCCCGACGGTCGGTGACCGCTTCCACCTCGGCGACACCAACCTCGTCGTCGAGGTCGAGAAGGACTACAGCGAGGGCCTGTACGGCGACGAGGTCGTCTACGGCGGCGGCAAGACCATGCGGGACGGCATGGCGTCCGACCCGCAGGCCACCGCCGCCCAGGGCGCCCTCGACACCGTCATCACCAACGTCGTGGTCATCGACGCCATGCTGGGCGTCGTCAAGTGCGACATCGGGATCAAGGACGGCTTCATCGTCGGCATCGGCAAGTCCGGGAACCCGCAGACCCAGAACAACGTCGACCCCGCCCTCGTCATCGGCCCCGGTACGGAGGCCATCGCGGGCGAACACCTGATCGCCACCGCCGGGGCCATCGACACGCACGTCCACCTGATCGCCCCCCAGCAGGCCGAACAGGCGCTGACCAACGGCATCACCACCCTCATCGGCGGCGGCACCGGGCCGACCGACGGCAGCAACGGGACCACCTGCACCCCTGGCCCGTACAACATCGCCAAACTGCTCCAGGCCGCCGAGGGCTTCCCGATCAACCTCGGCATCATGGGCAAGGGCAACGGCAGCCTGCCGGAGGCGCTGGAGGAACAGATCATCGCGGGCGCCTGCGCGCTGAAGGTGCACGAGGACTGGGGTGCGACCCCCGCCGTCATCGACAACGCGCTCAACGTCGCCGACCACCACGACGTCCAGGTCGCCATCCACACCGACAGCCTGAACGAGAGCGGCTTCTTCGAGGACACCCGCTCCGCGATCGACGGCCGTGCCATCCACACCTTCCACAGCGAGGGCGCGGGCGGCGGTCACGCCCCGGACATCCTGCGGGTCGCGGGCGAGCCGAACGTCCTGCCCTCCTCGACCAACCCGACCCTCCCGTACACCAAGAACTCGGTCGACGAACTCCTCGACATGGTCATGGTCTGTCACCACCTCAGCCACGACATCCCCGAGGACGTCTCCTTCGCCGACAGCCGGGTCCGCGCCGAGACGATCGCCGCCGAGTCGGTCCTGCACGACCTCGGGGTGATCAGCATGTTCTCCTCCGACTCGCAGGCCATGGGCCGCGTCGGGGAGTCCGTCACCCGTGCCTTCCAGACCGCTCACCACTGCAAGGACAAGCGCGGCAAGCTGCCCGAGGACTCCGAGCGCAACGACAACCAGCGCGTGCTGCGCTACCTCGCCAAGGTCACCATCAACCCGGCCATCGCCACCGGCATCGCGGAACACGTGGGGTCCATCGAGAAGGGCAAGCTCGCCGACATCGTGCTCTGGCCCATCCACTCCTTCGGCGCCAAGCCGAAACTGGTGATCAAGGGCGGCATCATCTCCTGGGCACAGATGGGCGACCCCAACGCCTCACTGCCCACCACCCAGCCCATCATCTACCGCCCGATGTACGGGCAGTACGGCAAGGCCCTCCAGGCGACCCATGTCACCTTCATGTCGCAGGCCGGCATCGCCGCGGGCGTACCGGCCGAACTGGGCCTGGAACGCAAGATCCTGCCGGTCCGCCGCACCCGCAACATCGGCAAGCACAACATGATCCGCAACAACGCGCTGCCGCACATCGAGGTCGACCCCGAGACGTTCAAGGTCACCCTCGACGGTGAGGTCGCCACCATCGCGCCGGCCGAGGAACTGCCCCTCAACCAGCTGTACTTCCTGGTCTAG
- a CDS encoding urease subunit beta, which produces MTFRQKYIYGKEPIEINAGRRTVRVTVSNTGDRAVQVGSHYHFFEVNSALSFDRQETLGMHLNIAAGTSVRFEPGGSREVELCTYAGTGRLVGFSGLLNGSTASQPARLEAVRRAIEQGFQGAQNLAAATTDAPHGSGEGGKNGRGAERSKETPAHRNAGANKDTKEKKKGSR; this is translated from the coding sequence ATGACGTTCCGTCAGAAGTACATCTACGGCAAGGAACCCATCGAGATCAACGCCGGTCGGCGCACCGTGCGGGTCACCGTCAGCAACACCGGTGACCGGGCGGTCCAGGTCGGGTCGCACTACCACTTCTTCGAGGTCAACTCCGCGCTGTCGTTCGACCGCCAGGAGACGCTGGGGATGCACCTCAACATCGCCGCGGGCACCTCGGTGCGCTTCGAGCCCGGCGGCTCGCGCGAGGTCGAACTGTGCACGTACGCGGGCACCGGCCGGCTCGTCGGCTTCAGCGGACTGCTCAACGGCAGCACCGCCTCCCAGCCCGCCCGGCTCGAAGCCGTCCGCAGGGCGATCGAACAGGGCTTCCAGGGCGCTCAGAACCTCGCCGCGGCCACCACCGACGCCCCGCACGGGAGCGGCGAGGGCGGCAAGAACGGCCGAGGGGCCGAGCGGAGCAAGGAGACCCCGGCCCACCGGAACGCCGGTGCGAACAAGGACACCAAGGAAAAGAAGAAGGGTTCGCGCTGA